TGGTAACCAACGGCAGAAGGCATACGTCCTAACAAAGCAGATACCTCAGATCCTGCTTGGGTAAAACGGAAGATATTGTCGATAAATAACAATACGTCTTGCCCCTGTTCATCACGGAAGTATTCTGCCATGGTTAATCCAGTTAGCGCAACACGCATACGAGCCCCAGGCGGTTCGTTCATTTGCCCAAATACCATAGCTGTTTTTGCAATAACTCCAGAATCTTTCATTTCATAATAAAGGTCGTTTCCTTCACGTGTACGTTCACCAACACCCGCAAACACAGAAATACCTCCATGTTCTTGGGCTATATTATTGATCAGTTCTTGAATAAGTACTGTTTTTCCAACACCGGCTCCACCAAACAGACCAATTTTACCACCTTTTACATAAGGCGCTAATAAGTCTACTACTTTAATCCCTGTTTCCAAAATTTCTGTTTCCGTTGTTAGATCTTCAAAATCTGGTGACTGTCGATGAATTGGGTCGCGACGTACATCTGCTCCCAAAGGTTCATCCAAATCAATATTGTCTCCAAGTACATTAAATACTCTACCCAATGTTACATCGCCAACTGGAACCGAAATCGGACTTCCTTTATCCTCAACTTCTAATCCACGTCTTAAACCATCTGTTGATGACATGGCAATGGTACGAACGCTATTATCACCTAAATGAAGCGCAACTTCTAAGGTAAGCTCTTTGGCTGTATCAGCTGAGTCATCAGCTATTTTAACAACAAGAGCGTTATTAATATCGGGAAGCTGACCATCAGCGAATTTCACGTCAACGACAGGTCCCATTACTTGTGTAATACGTCCTTTGCTCATCGATTTCCCTCCTAACGTACTTTCCTGAAATCATCGAAGAAGCTTATTCAAGCGCAGCTACTCCTCCACTAATTTCCGTTATTTCCTGTGTAATTGCAGCTTGACGCACACGGTTGTAAGTTAATGTTAACTTATCAATAAGCTCTCCAGCATTATCTGTAGCACTTTTCATTGCTGTCATACTAGCCGCGTGTTCACTTGCTTTCCCATCCAATAATGCACCATAAATAAGGCTTTCTGCATATTGTGGTAAAAGCACGCCAAGAATTTGCTCTTCATTGGGCTCATATTCATATTCATCATGGAAGGAAGAAGTATTGTTATGCTCACCTAAATTGGTAATCGGCAACAGTTGGGTTGTCGTTACCTGCTGGGAGATTGCACTAACATAATGGTTATATATGATGTGCAGTTCATCAATTTCTTCATCCTCATATAATTGCACCGTTTCCGAGGCAATTTCTTTTATATCTGCAAAATCAGGCTGATCACCAATGCCAATGATACTTTGGGCAATTGGAAGATCCATTTTTTTACAAAATTCATATCCCATACGCCCAATAGCTATAATGGTGTATTCATCCTTTGACTGATGGCGCTGCTGGATTTTTTGGTAGAGTGCTTTTAACACATTACTGTTATAAGCGCCCACCAAACCTTTATCCGCTGTAATGACCATATAACCAGTCTTTTTAACTTCCCGCTTTTCTAACATCGGGTGGGACGTCTCTGTAGCAGAATTTGCGATATGGGCCATAACTTCTTGAATTTTTTTACTGTATGGTTCAAAAGCTTTTGTATTTTGCTCTGCTTTTGTCATTTTAGAAGCTGAAACCATTTGCATAGCAGAAGTAATTTTTCTTGTTTTCTTGGTAGAATTAATTCTACCCTTAATATCTCTTAGTGATGCCAAGCTCGTTCACCGCCCTTTCTCATAAAAGGTTACGCGCTATGATACCTTATCCTTCAGATGGCAAAAATGTTTTTTTGAAAGCTTCAATCGCTTCATTCATTTCTGCCTCATCTGGTAATTTTCCTGTTTCACGAATGGACGTTAATAACTCTTTACGATTATTATCAAGCCATGTATTCATTTCTTCCTCAAAGCGAAGAATATCTTCAACAGCAATATCATCCAGGAATCCTTTTGTAAGTGCATAAAGACTCATAACCTGTTTTTCTACAGGCATTGGTTTATGCAAACCTTGCTTTAATATTTCAACTGTTCGTTGTCCACGATTTAATTTGGCTTGGGTTGCTTTATCAAGATCTGAACCGAATTGCGAGAATGCCTCCAATTCACGATAGGAAGCCAAGTCCAAACGTAATGTACCTGCGACTTTTTTCATCGCCTTAATTTGAGCTGATCCACCAACACGTGAAACCGATAAACCAGCGTTAATCGCCGGACGAACACCGGAGAAGAATAGATCTGATTGCAAGAAAATCTGTCCATCAGTAATGGAAATAACGTTCGTTGGGATATACGCAGCAATATCACCAGCTTGCGTCTCCACAAATGGCAATGCAGTTAAAGAACCGCCACCCTTTGCATCACTTAGCTTGGCTGCACGCTCCAATAAACGAGAGTGAATATAGAATACGTCACCTGGGAATGCTTCACGACCAGGCGGACGACGCAATAGCAAGGAAAGCTCACGATAAGCTACAGCCTGCTTCGACAAATCATCATAAACTACAAGCACGTGCTTGCCGTTATACATAAATTCTTCTCCCATAGCAACACCTGCATATGGAGCTAAGTATAATAACGGAGCCGGATCAGAAGCACCAGCCGACACAACGATGGTATAATCTAATGCGCCATGACGTCGGAAAGTTTCTACGGTACCTCTTACAGTAGAGTCTTTCTGGCCGATGGCTACATAAATACAAATCATATCTTGATCTGCCTGGTTCAAGATAGTGTCCACTGCCACCGTCGTTTTACCTGTTTGGCGGTCTCCGATAATTAATTCACGTTGTCCTCTACCAATCGGAACGAGCGCATCAATCGCTTTAATACCTGTTTGTAATGGTTCATCAACGGATTTACGATCCATTACACCTGGTGCCGGCGATTCAATTGGACGTGTTTTCGTTGCTTCTATCGCACCCTTACCGTCCAATGGCTGTCCTAATGGATTTACCACGCGACCAATTAATTCCTCTCCAACAGGTACTTGCATAATCCGTCCTGTACGGCGAACTTCGTCGCCTTCTTTTATCTCTGTGTAAGGACCTAAAATAACAATCCCTACATTGCTTTCTTCCAGGTTTTGTGCTAAGCCCATGACGCCATTTGAAAACTCAAGTAGTTCTCCGGCCATGGCGTTATCCAAGCCATGAGCACGTGCAATACCGTCACCAATTTCAATTACTGTGCCGACATCGCTAACTTCAATGTCTGTATCAAATGTTTGAATTTGCTGTTTGATCAGACTGCTAATTTCTTCTGCTTTGATGCTCATACCATTTCACCCCTATCTTCATTTGTTTGCAGTCACAATATTTCGCTCTATTCGTTTTAGCATGCCACTAACGGAGCCGTCATAAATCGTATTGCCAACACGGATTTTCATACCGCCAATTAATGAAGGATCGACAACATTATTTAGTTCAATCGCTCTTTTAGCAAATCGCTTTGCAAAGCTAAGCTCCAATTGTCGGCACTCCTCCTCTGACAATGCTCGAACAGAATATACGGTTGCAGCTGCAATTCCCTTCGCATCATTTACTAGCTGGATAAAATGATCAACAATTGCCGGAAGTAATTCGATCCGATGACGCTGGACTAGTAACTGCAAAGTGTTCACTACTTCCTTTTGCGCCTGTTGAAATACATCTTGCAAAAATTGTTGCTTCTTCGCATTGCTTATACGAGGATGCACGAGGAATGTATAAAGATTTTCATTGTCTTGAAACGCTTTTTTTACCACTTTCATTTCTTGAGCTAGTACATCAAGTGTTCCATTTTCTTGACCAAGCTGGAAAAGAGCATCCGCATAACGCTTTGCTACCGTTTCATGACTCATAGCTCTTCTCCTACCTCTTTAATGTATTCATGAATAAGTTTTTCTTGATCTTTCTCATCGATCTCTTTTTCAATCACTTTGGTTGCAATCAATACGGATAATGATGCAACTTTATCTTGTAATGCTTGTAATGCTTTCTCTTTTTCATTTTGGATGTCAGCTTGTGCAGACTCTTTAAGACGATTAGCTTCATCACGGGCGGCTCTGATAATTTCTTGCTCTTGTTTTTGCCCCGCCTCTTTTGCATCCTCAATAATTTTTTGCGCTTCCTGCTTCATTTGCTTTAAGCGTTCATGAGCTTCTTTAGAAGCTTTTTCCGCATCAATGCGGCTCTTTTCGGCTGCTTCTATCTCATTGGCTACATATTCTTCACGCTTTTGCATCATATTCATGACAGGGCCCCATGCAAATTTCTTTACTAAGAATAGTAAAAGAAGGAAAAAGAATAATTGAATTCCCATATCGATTACTCTTAAGCCCCCAACACCGGCACCTACTGTTAATACATCGATGTATGAATACACTAATTTCACTCCTTTCGTGATCGGTAACATCTTCAAACTATTTCGTTAATAAATCCCATAAAGGAATGGCGAAGACTGTTAAACTAATCCTCGCCATCTTAAATTATGAAAGTTTACATAAAAATAGCCATAAATGCGATTACCGCTGCGATAATAGGAATCGCCTCAACTAGTGCTACCCCGACAAACATGGTACCTTGTAATGAACCTTTTAATTCTGGCTGGCGAGCAATCCCTTCAACTGTTTTACTAACGATCATTCCGTTACCAAAACCAGCGCCTAACGCTGCCAAACCAATTGCTATTGCTGCTGCTAAAGCTCCCATTCATATTTCCTCCTTTTATTATAAACCTTATATTTTTATGTTTTTATTTAATGGTCGCTGCTCACTTTATGAGACAAATACACCATTGTTAACATCGTAAACACAAATGCTTGAATTCCTCCAATAAACAAACTAAACCCTTGCCATGCAAGCATTGGAACGGCTGCAAAAATGAAACCCAATGGAGGGCCCTTTATCGCAAGCGACACAAGTAATCCAAGCAACACTTCTCCTGCATAAATATTACCAAATAGTCGCAGACCTA
This genomic interval from Virgibacillus pantothenticus contains the following:
- the atpD gene encoding F0F1 ATP synthase subunit beta, giving the protein MSKGRITQVMGPVVDVKFADGQLPDINNALVVKIADDSADTAKELTLEVALHLGDNSVRTIAMSSTDGLRRGLEVEDKGSPISVPVGDVTLGRVFNVLGDNIDLDEPLGADVRRDPIHRQSPDFEDLTTETEILETGIKVVDLLAPYVKGGKIGLFGGAGVGKTVLIQELINNIAQEHGGISVFAGVGERTREGNDLYYEMKDSGVIAKTAMVFGQMNEPPGARMRVALTGLTMAEYFRDEQGQDVLLFIDNIFRFTQAGSEVSALLGRMPSAVGYQPTLATEMGQLQERITSTKKGSVTSIQAIYVPADDYTDPAPATTFAHLDATTNLDRGLSEQGIYPAVDPLASTSRALDPEVVGQEHYEVAVEVQKTLQRYRELQDIIAILGMDELSDEDKLVVARARRIQFFLSQNFHVAEQFTGQKGSYVPVEETVKGFKEILDGKHDDLPEDAFRLVGRIEEVVEKAKGME
- the atpG gene encoding ATP synthase F1 subunit gamma, producing the protein MASLRDIKGRINSTKKTRKITSAMQMVSASKMTKAEQNTKAFEPYSKKIQEVMAHIANSATETSHPMLEKREVKKTGYMVITADKGLVGAYNSNVLKALYQKIQQRHQSKDEYTIIAIGRMGYEFCKKMDLPIAQSIIGIGDQPDFADIKEIASETVQLYEDEEIDELHIIYNHYVSAISQQVTTTQLLPITNLGEHNNTSSFHDEYEYEPNEEQILGVLLPQYAESLIYGALLDGKASEHAASMTAMKSATDNAGELIDKLTLTYNRVRQAAITQEITEISGGVAALE
- the atpA gene encoding F0F1 ATP synthase subunit alpha is translated as MSIKAEEISSLIKQQIQTFDTDIEVSDVGTVIEIGDGIARAHGLDNAMAGELLEFSNGVMGLAQNLEESNVGIVILGPYTEIKEGDEVRRTGRIMQVPVGEELIGRVVNPLGQPLDGKGAIEATKTRPIESPAPGVMDRKSVDEPLQTGIKAIDALVPIGRGQRELIIGDRQTGKTTVAVDTILNQADQDMICIYVAIGQKDSTVRGTVETFRRHGALDYTIVVSAGASDPAPLLYLAPYAGVAMGEEFMYNGKHVLVVYDDLSKQAVAYRELSLLLRRPPGREAFPGDVFYIHSRLLERAAKLSDAKGGGSLTALPFVETQAGDIAAYIPTNVISITDGQIFLQSDLFFSGVRPAINAGLSVSRVGGSAQIKAMKKVAGTLRLDLASYRELEAFSQFGSDLDKATQAKLNRGQRTVEILKQGLHKPMPVEKQVMSLYALTKGFLDDIAVEDILRFEEEMNTWLDNNRKELLTSIRETGKLPDEAEMNEAIEAFKKTFLPSEG
- a CDS encoding F0F1 ATP synthase subunit delta encodes the protein MSHETVAKRYADALFQLGQENGTLDVLAQEMKVVKKAFQDNENLYTFLVHPRISNAKKQQFLQDVFQQAQKEVVNTLQLLVQRHRIELLPAIVDHFIQLVNDAKGIAAATVYSVRALSEEECRQLELSFAKRFAKRAIELNNVVDPSLIGGMKIRVGNTIYDGSVSGMLKRIERNIVTANK
- the atpF gene encoding F0F1 ATP synthase subunit B, whose product is MYSYIDVLTVGAGVGGLRVIDMGIQLFFFLLLLFLVKKFAWGPVMNMMQKREEYVANEIEAAEKSRIDAEKASKEAHERLKQMKQEAQKIIEDAKEAGQKQEQEIIRAARDEANRLKESAQADIQNEKEKALQALQDKVASLSVLIATKVIEKEIDEKDQEKLIHEYIKEVGEEL
- the atpE gene encoding F0F1 ATP synthase subunit C, coding for MGALAAAIAIGLAALGAGFGNGMIVSKTVEGIARQPELKGSLQGTMFVGVALVEAIPIIAAVIAFMAIFM